Proteins from one Pelorhabdus rhamnosifermentans genomic window:
- a CDS encoding adenine deaminase, whose amino-acid sequence MKIDLLLKNAQFFNAYLKKFVHSDLAILNGKFFYIGTEETSELEATATIELQGKYVIPGLIDSHMHIESSMAAPRTFTQALVKNGVTTIVAEPHEIANVFGLEGIKALMAAAQDCPVDVRIAIPSSVPSTNSMLETSGSEINCSELAEMLQMDGVICLGEVMNYVDVLNQPDSKSNQFIRYVKETKGHFPIEGHCPRLLGLPLARFLFAGVTSDHTEQSLQGIKERIANGMFVEIQEKSLKREIIDYLVTNELYEHFALVTDDTMPDVLMKRGHLNYLVKKAVELGLKSELAIYAATFTPARRMGLVDRGSIAPGKVADFVILEDLQTLAIHQTFKNGREVFNSEKKQAAEEVDVSFPTHFYHSVHLPLLTADCFNIKTNQKDGRVTCRVLYVSEGTTFTKEKIVSLPVRNYLIDWENSSYCLAVILERHGKDGNRGYALVGGDALKAGAVATTYAHDHHNLLVLGRNKQDMLFAANQVITKQGGYYVAHKGKIIAKTDLPIAGILSDQPLAVLSAEVNEVKNALAQLGYRHDNIIMSISTLSLTVSPELKLTDKGLVNVNQQRLVPLVIGKTMDASPSLS is encoded by the coding sequence GATTCCCGGTCTGATTGATAGTCATATGCATATTGAAAGTTCCATGGCGGCGCCGCGAACCTTTACTCAGGCTTTAGTTAAAAACGGAGTAACTACGATTGTGGCTGAACCACATGAAATTGCCAATGTTTTCGGTTTGGAGGGAATTAAAGCGCTCATGGCTGCTGCCCAAGATTGTCCTGTCGATGTGCGTATTGCGATTCCTAGTTCTGTTCCTTCTACGAATTCGATGCTTGAAACAAGTGGCAGTGAAATCAACTGTAGCGAATTGGCAGAAATGCTGCAAATGGATGGCGTGATTTGCTTGGGTGAGGTAATGAATTATGTGGATGTGTTGAATCAGCCGGATTCGAAAAGCAATCAGTTTATTCGTTATGTTAAAGAAACTAAAGGCCATTTTCCAATTGAGGGACATTGTCCCCGACTTTTAGGTTTACCCTTAGCTCGCTTTTTATTTGCTGGTGTTACGTCCGATCATACTGAGCAGTCCTTGCAGGGAATAAAAGAACGAATTGCCAATGGCATGTTTGTAGAGATACAAGAAAAATCGTTAAAAAGGGAAATTATTGACTATCTAGTAACAAATGAACTTTATGAACATTTTGCTCTTGTGACAGATGATACGATGCCTGATGTATTGATGAAAAGAGGGCATCTCAACTATTTGGTGAAAAAGGCTGTTGAGCTTGGGTTGAAATCGGAGTTAGCCATTTATGCTGCTACATTTACTCCGGCGCGCCGCATGGGATTAGTCGACCGTGGTAGTATTGCTCCTGGTAAAGTTGCCGATTTTGTGATTTTGGAAGATTTGCAGACCCTTGCTATTCATCAAACATTTAAAAATGGCAGAGAAGTGTTTAACAGTGAAAAGAAGCAGGCTGCAGAAGAAGTTGATGTATCTTTTCCGACCCATTTTTATCATAGTGTCCATTTGCCACTGTTAACAGCTGATTGCTTTAACATAAAAACGAATCAAAAAGATGGCAGAGTTACTTGTCGTGTACTTTATGTTAGCGAGGGTACGACATTTACGAAAGAGAAGATCGTTTCTTTGCCAGTGCGCAACTATTTGATTGATTGGGAAAATAGCTCCTATTGCCTAGCTGTTATATTAGAGCGACATGGGAAAGACGGGAATCGAGGGTATGCTTTGGTCGGCGGAGATGCGCTCAAAGCGGGGGCAGTTGCTACAACGTATGCCCATGATCATCATAATCTGTTAGTATTGGGACGGAATAAACAGGATATGCTGTTTGCCGCTAATCAAGTGATTACCAAGCAAGGGGGCTATTATGTGGCGCACAAGGGGAAGATCATTGCAAAAACCGATTTGCCTATTGCCGGTATTTTGTCTGATCAACCGCTGGCTGTACTAAGTGCCGAAGTGAATGAGGTGAAAAATGCTTTGGCTCAGCTCGGTTATCGGCATGACAATATTATTATGTCTATTAGTACATTGTCTTTGACAGTTAGTCCGGAATTAAAACTGACTGACAAGGGACTTGTAAATGTAAATCAACAAAGACTGGTTCCCCTTGTAATTGGAAAAACAATGGATGCTAGTCCAAGTCTTTCTTGA
- a CDS encoding winged helix-turn-helix transcriptional regulator translates to MIKFRNEEYQCSMELTLALIGGKWKSLIIWHLEEKTLRFSELRRALPQVTQKMLTQQLRELENDGIVHRLIYRQVPPKVEYSLTDTGKTLLPILATLCQWGQNYADEITLNEKQAETKTM, encoded by the coding sequence ATGATTAAATTTCGCAACGAAGAATATCAATGTTCCATGGAACTTACCTTGGCTCTAATCGGTGGCAAATGGAAATCACTTATCATTTGGCATTTAGAAGAAAAAACCTTACGTTTCAGCGAACTACGAAGAGCTTTGCCGCAAGTCACCCAAAAAATGCTAACACAGCAATTACGAGAACTCGAAAATGACGGTATTGTTCATCGCTTGATTTATCGCCAAGTGCCGCCTAAAGTTGAATATTCACTAACGGACACAGGAAAAACGTTATTACCCATTTTAGCTACTCTCTGCCAATGGGGACAAAATTATGCCGATGAAATCACCTTAAATGAAAAACAAGCAGAAACAAAGACTATGTAA
- a CDS encoding flavodoxin family protein, with protein MKVVAFNGSPNKDGNTHQSLQIVGGELEKQGIDFEIIQVGNQAVRGCLACGKCAENQNERCVIKNDPVNEWVQCMKTADGILFGAPVHFAGIAGTMKSFLDRAFMVAGVNHSMLRHKVGASVVAVRRSGGVTTFDGLNHYINFAEMLLPGSNYWNVAHGLQPGEVQQDGEGKQILRVLGKNMAWLLKVIAAGRDKVAAVEPETKEFTNFIR; from the coding sequence ATGAAGGTAGTTGCTTTTAATGGTAGTCCGAATAAAGACGGTAATACTCATCAAAGTTTACAGATTGTTGGCGGAGAACTGGAAAAGCAGGGGATTGATTTTGAAATTATTCAGGTAGGAAATCAAGCTGTTCGCGGTTGCCTGGCCTGCGGAAAGTGTGCAGAAAATCAAAATGAACGCTGTGTCATTAAAAATGATCCGGTCAATGAATGGGTTCAGTGTATGAAGACGGCAGATGGGATTTTGTTTGGAGCTCCTGTTCACTTTGCGGGAATAGCCGGTACGATGAAATCTTTTTTAGATCGGGCCTTTATGGTTGCTGGCGTAAATCATTCTATGCTGCGTCACAAAGTGGGTGCTTCAGTTGTAGCTGTACGTCGGTCTGGCGGAGTAACTACTTTTGACGGGTTGAATCATTATATCAATTTTGCTGAAATGTTGCTGCCGGGATCTAACTACTGGAATGTGGCTCACGGATTACAACCGGGCGAAGTGCAGCAAGATGGGGAAGGAAAGCAGATTTTACGCGTTTTAGGAAAAAATATGGCTTGGTTGCTTAAGGTGATTGCTGCAGGCCGGGACAAAGTAGCAGCGGTGGAACCGGAAACAAAGGAGTTTACAAATTTTATTCGGTAA